AAGAATTTTCATCTGCATTGCTACATCAAACACAAGCTCACTCACCGTACAGCCGGCGATATTCTTTCTGAGGAGGGGCGCGCCTGAGTGGCGATCTGCTCCTTTCTCTCATATCACGTGCCCATCTACCACGAGGTACAGCTGGTGGCGGAGGTGAAACTGGGGGTGCTACTGCTGCTACATGTGGGGAGTGTGGCTGTCTCTCAAATTCTCTCCTTTCATTATACAAATTTTCCCTACCACGGACTCTATGGCCCCAATTCATCTCCACTGACCTCTCAAAGTTGTCCCTCCTCCTAAATTCATCTTCTGGATAGTTCAGATGATCTCTTCGCATGCTAAGATCAGAAAACTGACCTTCATACCTGTCTGGAGGCAGATCACCAGGCCCAAAATCTCTACGAGGAGGGGAACGGTAGCCATTAGTTCTTCCAGGAGAAAGATCCATTGGAAGGCCAGGGAAGCGCCTATGGGAAGCAAATGGGGGAACTGGACGAGGATATCCCCTACGAGGACTTCCCCCAGGTGCATAGCGAAACCTCTTGCAGCTGTTACATGAGTCTCTTCTTGCAAAATTCAGGTTATTGCATAGATGATCTGGACAAATCCAATCCCCTTCCCTTGGGCGCACATTTGGATTGTTTCTACCCATCCCCTCCCTCCTAAGAAGCCCACGTCCAAATCCAGGCCTCTCAAAACCTCTACCAAACATCCTGCCTCCACCCCTGCCTCTCATATACGGTGGTGAAGGGTCTCGATATCTACCAGGATCCCTTCGACCAGCAAATTCTCGGCTGCGTGGTGGACCACCAGAATTATCAAAGATGGTACTATAGTGATGATCTCCACCCCTTTGGCGTGGAGGAGAAGCAGAATCTGCACGCGTTCTAAATCCACGATCATGGGAATACCGATCAGAGTGGGAATACAGGGGAAGGTCATGACGGACTTCACCAGGCTCGTAATCGCTGCCACCAGCACGGACACCTCCCGTGCCTTCACCATCGCTGGCAGAGGGCCGTATAACAAGGCTGCTGAGGAGAGGTGGGCGGTGCGGTGTAGTTTGGTCCCTATCCCATGAACCCATAGTTTTCTGTGTTGTGTCTGATTCCTAGATAGGAAATAAAGAAATTTCTAAGTATCCAAGGGGGAAAAGGTTGTTAACAAAACATGATAAGTTGTGAAAGCCATCCAACTCCAAGGAATGCATTTATAAGGCTGCAAATCACCATCCGGAGATTCAACGGAAAACAATGATAGGATTTCAAaaggaaattgtagaaaaatcaGCCATTAAGATGGTCGGAGTTTAAACTAATCCAGGTTAGAGATTCAAATGCCTTGTATCCTAGGAAATTCTCAAATAATACAAGGTGAAGTTGAGACAAaggaaatcaaaattttaatatgTCGGGCAACTTTCAACACCCGTCAACCCAGATAGCAGTGTAATGATATCTTAAAATCATACACCGTAGACACGGCCGGCCTTCTTCGTCTACCAATTTGAACAGATCTTGCAATTGAAATTAATTCATTCACAAAGCAAATACATAGGCAAAGAATATACCTGTGCAAGATTTAGACCTTATCTTTCGTTTCGGGGAAGCTCGGGTTTTTTCCGCTGCAAAATCCGATCCGACATGAAATCCTAAACCTCTGCTCTCTAGGTCTTGAAAATGGCAGAATTGAAAAGATGCGATGGATGGCCGCTAACTATCGAAGTCGAAACCCCCCAAAACACCATTGTAGCCCTAACTAAGTGTAACGCATGAGTTTTGAGTTGGGCTTGGTTTTATATGGATATATCATTATTAATTGATAAATCATAATcgagcccagcccagcccagcccaagtTAGGTCCTTTGGTTTTCCGTCAGATGCAGCCCAttcattaaattttaattttctttgttggcccaatccattcttgaagacctaaaagggaaagggaaaagTGAATGCACATGGCCCAAACAATAGCCCAATAGGCTGTTCAAGGCTTGCCTTTTCAATGTatatatttggatttggatGTATGGAAATATTGGGTTCATTATAATCATAATGTACTCTTTATCGTCTTTCCTTCCCTTATATAAAAAggagtgcatatatatataacaactcctccattatatatattgcATGAAACTTAATTTGATGCATGATGGATGAATTGATCAAGCCCAAAAGTCTAACCACTTGGAATTATTACATGAAATGTCCAATAATCCGCCACCACCTGGTTCGAAGCTGTAATAACAATTCTCAGGATTATCTTCCCTGGAACCCATTTTTAGATGATCATGTCCCTCAACTACTACTTGATCATCATCAGTCTCACACTTGTTGTTTTTGCTTGTATGCCCAATATCATGGGACTCATCCAACGTTTTACTCAACTTGTGCAACTGCATGCATGTAATTCAAAGATCAACATGTATATATATCGatcacataaataaatataattaagaaaGAAGTAGCAGTAGGCTAGAGGGTAGTAAGTTAAGTACCTGTGAAAGCAAGGTTTGTCTCTCCATCTCCAAGGACTGAAATTGAGAAGCTAAGGTTTCATATTGAGCTCTCAAAGTAGTGTACTCTTGCTCCAACTGTTTAGACTTGAATCTTGCTCTCTTGTTCTGAAACCATATACCAACTTGACGAGGTTCAAGTCCAACTTTTCTTGCCACCTCAACCTTCTTTCTTGGCTCGAGCTTCGCCTCTGACTTGAAAATTGACTCCAGCAACCTTATCTGCTCGTCACTGAACCTCGGCTTCcccttatttttcttcttattattcatcttcatctcaTTTGAACAATAACTAGTTTGTGTTTGCTCTCTACCCTCCTCCATtgttgtttagttttcttaataTAATTAGGATTCCttattcctttttctttctgtaGGTATAGTTATGGATATAGATAGAAGAAGATTACTCTAGTATTAAttaagtctatatatatatatatatatgaagaaattgaaattaaGCTAGCTAGGTAGGTAGGTAGGTGGTTGTGATATACATATGGTCGCTTTCAGAGGAGGATCCGACCAATGAGGTTTGATATCGTATGGATTTCTCCTCCTTTGTGGATTGTGGACGTCTCTGTatctaattattaattaattagaacAAATGAGGTCTTTAGTTGAGAAGGTGACAGCCATcatattcaaatatatataattattcatTAGTGTTGGGATTATTGGGCAAGagatgatgattatgatgatgatga
This sequence is a window from Tripterygium wilfordii isolate XIE 37 chromosome 8, ASM1340144v1, whole genome shotgun sequence. Protein-coding genes within it:
- the LOC120004602 gene encoding uncharacterized protein LOC120004602 yields the protein MGSWDRDQTTPHRPPLLSSLVIRPSASDGEGTGGVRAGGSDYEPGEVRHDLPLYSHSDRYSHDRGFRTRADSASPPRQRGGDHHYSTIFDNSGGPPRSREFAGRRDPGRYRDPSPPYMRGRGGGRMFGRGFERPGFGRGLLRREGMGRNNPNVRPREGDWICPDHLCNNLNFARRDSCNSCKRFRYAPGGSPRRGYPRPVPPFASHRRFPGLPMDLSPGRTNGYRSPPRRDFGPGDLPPDRYEGQFSDLSMRRDHLNYPEDEFRRRDNFERSVEMNWGHRVRGRENLYNERREFERQPHSPHVAAVAPPVSPPPPAVPRGRWARDMRERSRSPLRRAPPQKEYRRLYGE
- the LOC120004155 gene encoding homeobox-leucine zipper protein ATHB-12-like; protein product: MEEGREQTQTSYCSNEMKMNNKKKNKGKPRFSDEQIRLLESIFKSEAKLEPRKKVEVARKVGLEPRQVGIWFQNKRARFKSKQLEQEYTTLRAQYETLASQFQSLEMERQTLLSQLHKLSKTLDESHDIGHTSKNNKCETDDDQVVVEGHDHLKMGSREDNPENCYYSFEPGGGGLLDISCNNSKWLDFWA